From Nitrospiria bacterium:
ACAAGCGGGGCCTCTTATAGTATTGGCCCCTTAGAAGACCCATGGGTTCAATTCCGAATTGAAGGATCCATCCAGTCTCCAACCCCTTTGGAATGCACCTCCTGCCCTGAACCCTATTTAATGAGTGGGCATGGGAATGTTCACCAAGACCAGGGATTTTATAACCCGGGTTTTTCGTTGAGCCTTTGGGATTATCAAACCGTGAAAGAATTTTCAAAAAGGTTCGGCCGGTATTATTCAACCGATTCCATGGGAAACCTTTATTTAGATGGCATTCAAGATGCACAAAACAAAAATAACCCCCAAGCGGTTTTTTCTTCTCAAGGGCCAGGAGACCATCAAGGATTGGTCTTCATTGATACCATCGATCAAAACCCTCCCACCTCCACCAACCAGGCAACATTAACGGTTCCGGTGGATTATTCCCAAGGCATTTTCTTTGTAAATGGAAACGTGGTATTGGAAAAGAAAGGCCCAGGAAAAACCCTTTCTGTTTCCACCCCTCCCCTTCCTCAAACAGGCACACCCGTATCAAAGGTCTTAATTTCGAACATAAACATCAATGGTGTTATTTACACCAATGGCTTTTTAAAAACCGTTGGGTCATTAAAAGCCTTCGGTTCTCTACATGCTCAAGGCGGGTTTGTCCAACCGGAGAACCTGGAGGTCTGGAAAAACCATAACCACTCTCTAGGCCGTTTTCATAACTTACCTATGGCCGTTTTTTCCCAGGGCAGCTGGAGAGAAACCTACTAGATGAGTATTGCACTCAATAAAACGAATTTTTTTATTTAGATGCCTCCAACCTTTTCCCTTTTCCCCTTCCTCCACCCGTCATTCCCGCTTTCCTCCTCCGTCATTCCCGCTTTCCTCCTCCGTCATTCCCGCGGAAGCGGGAATCCAGTGATCTAAGATCTTTCCCCCCTTCCGGGATGCTTACCATGGGTATTGGGGGCCAAATGTCCTTCCTCAAGAACCCCTTGGACATGGCCGAAATAGGTCAAAAGCCAGGCAAGCCCCTTATGCTTGACAACTTCCCCCTTTTTTAATAGCATGATCTCTTGTCACCTATGATATCTAAACAATTTCTGTATTTAACCGGCTTCTAAACACCCTCCATTTGTCTTCGATCTGCTCACCGCAGGCCCAATCAGTCTGTTTTGAGAAACATCGAAGGATGAAAATCCACGGGAGGGGGTTTCCGCACGGACCGCGAAAGGCCACAGCCATAGGAAGGAGGGGAGTTATGTGGAACTGGAAGGATGAGGTTTCACCTCAAACAAAACAGCCGCAGGAGAGTAACCCGTTTAATAAAACCAACGTTGAAACAAGGAGGACAAGTATGGGACAAACGGCTATCATCGGACAGTCGATCTACATCAAAGGAGAGCTGACCGGTAATGAGGATTTGACCATCGAAGGAAAGGTGGAAGGAAAAATCGAGCTAAAAGATCACCATTTGACCATCGGACCAGGCGGAAATATTAAAGCCGATCTCAACGCGAGAACCATTACCATTCTTGGTGAGGTTCACGGAAACGTTACCGCCACGGAAAAAGTGGAGATCAAAGAAGCCGGGAAACTCAGAGGGGATATCCAGGCACCACGGGTAGCCATTGCAGATGGAGCCTTCTTCAAGGGAAGTGTGGATATGCAACAGGATGCCAATGCCTCCAAAGAGAAACCCTTACGAGAACAAAAATCCTTTTCCCAACCCTCCGAACGGGTGGCTGTAAAGGTTTAAGGTTTGCGCCTCCATGTTACCAAAGCAACGACCTCCCTCCTCAGGTTCACTAGCAAGGGGTTTTCTTCCATCATTGGGAGAAACCCCCTCGCCACAGGTGCATCGCACCAATAATCTCAAGCGTTTTATAAAAAGTCTGACGACCATTCCCAAGCCCCATGTTTTAGACATGGGAAGACTTTGCGGCCAGAACATCGATTGGCTCCTCCAAAAAGGGTGTAAGGTTTACATCGATGACCGATTCGTCACCTTAAAACCTCCCCCAAAACCGGTCCCCACCTCACGAAAAGGAGAATGGAAATTACCCCCTTCTCCCCCCATCGAACCCTTGGAATATCCGGCTCACTTGTTTGATGGCATTTTGTGTTGGGATCTTTTAGATTTTTTAGTATTAAAACAAGCCCAGGAATTAATCGGGGGAATAAAAAAAATAATAAAACCCAAAGGATTTCTTTTAACTTACTTTAACTTCAATAAATCGAAACCCCCTCCTCCCGTCCGCTACCGTATTATTCAGGAGGACCAGCTTCAATACGAAATCCTTCTGTCTTCCCAAATTTCCCGGCGTGTTTATGAAAACCGTGAAATTGAAGCACTCTTCCAAGGCTTTGAAATCATCAACTCCACCTTCCTCAAAAATCAAATGCGGGAAGTGTTGGTTCAAAAGCAATAATCCTCGCTCAAGGTTTGAGGCTATAGGCACCCTTTTTGAGGAGGCGTAAGGAGTAAGGCCCCCCACTTATTCCCTCCCTTTGTAAGGGAGGGTTGGGGAGGGTAGAAGCATTTTTTTGAGAAAACGTGAGGGGGGAAAGGTGAGGGGTAAGGGGACGAAGAACCAGAAAAACAAACGAGTGTAGTGTGTCCAACACTTGTTTACATCAATTCCGAAAATCCAAACCGTCATTCCCCCCTTCCCCTTTCGTCATTCCCACTTTCATCCCCCGTTATTCCCGCGGAAGCGGGAATCCAGGAATTTAGGATGTCTATTAGAACATTGGGTTACCCCCTCACCCTTAACTCTTTACCCCTTACCGCCTTTTTAAAACCTTCACCCCTAACGCAGTTTTAAAGAGGCATCTAACCTTCTTCCTCTAATCAACAGTTGATTGAAAACATGGAAAGGCGTAAATT
This genomic window contains:
- a CDS encoding polymer-forming cytoskeletal protein, encoding MGQTAIIGQSIYIKGELTGNEDLTIEGKVEGKIELKDHHLTIGPGGNIKADLNARTITILGEVHGNVTATEKVEIKEAGKLRGDIQAPRVAIADGAFFKGSVDMQQDANASKEKPLREQKSFSQPSERVAVKV